The sequence below is a genomic window from Chthoniobacterales bacterium.
ATCATCCTCAGCGGCGATCAGCTTTATCGAATGGATTTTCGGGCGCTCCTGCATCAGCACATCCGTTCCGGCGCTGATATCACGCTCGCGATCAAACCGGTCCCGCGCGAACAGGCGTCGGACTTCGGGATCATGCTGAGTGACGCGGATCGGCGCGTTACTCATTTTGTCGAGAAGCCGAAGGACCCGAGCGTCCTGAACGAATTCAAAATGGGGCCCGAGCTTCTCGCCTCGGCTGGATCGGCCCCCGGCGCGGAACTCTACCAGGCGTCGATGGGCATTTATGTCTTCAATCGAGACGTGCTCGTGGAATGCCTCGACAACGATTTGGTTGATTTCGGGAAGCACATCATTCCCCAAGCTATTCAGGAACGGCAGGTGAGCGGTTACGTCTTCAATGGCTATTGGGAGGATATCGGGACGATCCGGGCGTTTTACGAAGCCAATCTCGATCTCACAGACTTGCTGCCGAGCTACAGTTTTTTCGAGGCCGCGGCTCCGATCTACACTCACCCGCGATTCTTGCCGGGCAGCAAGATCAACGGAGCGACTCTGCGCCAGGCGATCATCGCGGATGGTTGCATTATCTCAGATGCGCACCTTGAGCGGTCGGTCATTGGAGTTCGCAGTATCATCCAAAGCGGGGCGACGATTCGAAACAGCATCGTAATGGGCGCTGACTATTATGAGACGGATGCTGGAGCGCAACGCGGATCGCCGCCCATCGGGATCGGGCGCAACTGTGTGATCGATCGCGCGATCATCGACAAGAATGCCCGGATCGCGGATGGAGTGGTGATTACACCCGAAGGAAAACCGGCGGACATGGACGCCGGCAACTACTTCATCCGCGATGGGATCGTGGTGGTGCCCAAAAACGCGGTGATTCCGCCCGGATTCTGGATTTAGGAAGGCAGGGCGTTACCGGCGTTGCTGGTTGAGCATCGCTCCCTGGCCTTCGCGCTCCCACTTTTGCTGCTCGTTCCACGGCAGAGACGTTTCGTGGGTCGCGCTGGGATCGGACACCAGGGCGGGCGGTTCCTTGGATGCGCAGGAACCCAGCGCCGCGGTCGCGGCGAGGATCAGCAGAAATTTGACGAATCGAAAGCCAAAGGAATCAGGAATTGTTGCCAGCATAAATGACAGTATCACCCGGTTGGACCTGGACGCCGCGCGCCAGGCTGCTGGTAATTATATCGCCGATAGCCGTGGCAGGTTCAACTGACGAAATCCGGATCCGGCCAATAAACGAACCACCTCGCAGAACCAGCATTTCGGAGTTCGGCTCGACTCCCTGGCGGCCGCCGAGGCTCAAGACTACAAAGTTGTAGGCCTGGTTCACGGCGAGAATGGTGCCCCGGATGCCGGGATTTCCTCCGCCGGCCGGTCGATTTCTCTTTTCCGCTTCAAGCTGGGCCGCCCGTTCCTGAGTCGCTTTCATTTTGTCGGAGAGCAACGTCTTCTCCCGCTCGGCGGCCTCGAGCCGTTTTCGGACGTCTTCCAATTGAGCTCGCAACTCCGCCGGGGAAGTAGCCGGTGGGCCTGCCGCGACTGCGGCCGGTTTCGGCTCCTCGCCGCGCGTGCTCAATTCAGCGATTTCGTTTTCATTTTGGCGCAATCTTGCCTGCAAATCGCCTTTCTCAGCCTGCTCGTGGAGCAGCTCGGCTTCGGTGCGGGCCACCTTCTTCTGGAAATCATCGAGTTTCGCCCGGGCGGCGGCGACGGCGGCTTCGCGTTCCGCGGCCTCCTTTTCGCGGACAATACCGCGTCGCTCCGCGGCTGCGCGGCCCGATTCGGCGCGCCCAGCGTCAGAACGCAGTTCGCGGGTCCTTTTCAGATTCAATACGCCGAAAATCACCGAAAGCGTAAGTAGTAGTACGGTAGCAAGGATCAGATTCCGGGGGGTAATCACAGCGAGGGGGGCGAGAAGTCGCGGGGGGGTCTAATTCGTATGAAACGGGGACCGCTCTGGCAATCCTATTTGCGTCCCTGGGGGAGTTTGGCGGCGGAGCCGCTCGCTTTCACGTTGCGCTGATCCGACTTCCATCCTATAGAACCCGAATATGGGTCAGCAACATCGCAAGAGGGTCAAACGTCGTCGGCGCGTGGCCTATTTGGAACGCAAGAAAGCAGCGACGAAAGTTGCTCCAGTTCGGCGCGAGCCGGCGAAGAAAAAGACCAAGCCGAAAAAGCAGGCCGCTCCGGCGGAAACCTAGGATCCTTGGGCAGCCGAGGGCTCGCACTGTTGCCGGCTCACCAGGAACCTTTGAGCAGGCAAAGTGCGCGCAGAGTATCTAATCGTTGACGGCCACAGCGTGATTTTCGCCTGGCCGGAATTGCGCCAACTGCATAAGCGCCGGACCTCCCTCGCGCGAGAGGCGCTGACCAAGAAACTGCGGGATTACCAGGATTGGACTGGGACGCGAGTCGCCGTGGTTTTCGATGGAAAGGGGAATGCAGTTAGCGAAATTTCAGATCCGGGGGAAATCCAGATTTTCTATTCGCGTGCCGGTCAAACCGCTGACTCGATCATCGAGCGGCTGGCCAGCAAATATGGTCAGAGTTTCAAGCTTCTGGTCGCGACCAGCGATGTGCTGGAGCAGGAAACTGCCAGCGCGTGTGGGGCCGAATGCATTTCCGCAGAAGCGCTTCGCTGGCTTCTCGAGGAAGCTTCGCCGGCCTGATTTTTCGAGGCGGACAGCGCGCGTTATCAGGCGGCGCCGGCCAGGACAGGGTGGGGCCGCGCGAGGGCTTCGCGCCGAGCACGCTGCTGGCAGGTGGCGAGGACGCGGGAGAGGACGCAATAAAGCTGTTCGATCGGAAGATTCTTGCTCACGTAGCCATTGGCTCCGGCGCGCAACGCGGCATGCATCCGCTCTTCATCGTATCCGACGCCCGTGAAGACAATGATGGGCAGGGTCACGCTCATTTCCCGGATGAACGAGATCAGCGAAATGCCATCCACCTTGGGCATGTTCAGGTCGACGACCACGACGTCGCATTTGTGGCGCTCAAGCCAGGCGGCGGTTTGGAAGCCTTCGATGAGGAACTCGCAGGTATGCCCTTTTTGCTTGAGGTAAGTAACGAGGAACTTGGTGATGGCAGGGTCATCATCGATGAGGAGGAACTCGACGGCATCGCGATTGAGGATTTTCATGGCTGGCTTTCTTTAGAATTACTATAATTCCTATAAGCACTATCCTTGCCAAACCGCGCCGGGCCTTGATTTGGACCCCTTTGCGGCCAGCATTGGCCACCGTCCAGCCTCGGACGGGTGTGGTCCTCGGCCTCCGGGCAGAACGCCCCTGACCCGAGACAACCCAGCGTCTAAGCTTGGCTTAGCCTAGCTCTTCAGACTCGCCCGAACCGCATCCAGTTGACCGGCTGAGCCAAGCTTCCCATTTTTGTGGGCGATGAATTTCGCGTATTCCTCGACAAAGATTTTGCCCGGCGGGCGGAAATCGAATTCGGCCGGTTTGTCTCGGAAAAACTCCCGGTGGACTCGCGTCCAGACGAGACGGCCATCGGTATCGATGTTTACCTTTGTCACACCGAGCTTGGCGGCCGGAAGATATTCCTCTTCATTTACGCCGCGAGCCGAGGGATCCAGCTTGCCGCCGGCCGCATTGATGCGCTGCACTTCCTCCACGGGAACGCTCGAACTGCCGTGCATCACAATGGGCATCCCGGGAATCAGTTTCTTGATCTCCTCAATCACTTCGAAATGGAGACTCTGTTGCCCTTTGAATTTATAGGCGCCATGACTCGTCCCGATGGCGGCCGCGAGCGAATCGCACCCAGTGCGCTTCACGAATTCAACCGCCTCTGTCGGGTTCGTTAGCGAAGCGTGTCCTTCATCGACTTTGATGTCCTCCTCGACTCCTCCGAGCTGGCCGAGCTCGGCTTCGACACTGATGCCTTTCTCGTGGGCTCGATCGACCACCCGCTTGGTAATGGCGATGTTTTCTTCGAACGATTCGTGACTCGCGTCGATCATGACGGAGCTGTAGAAACCGGAGGAGATGCAGTCGTAGCAGGTTTCCTCATCGCCATGGTCGAGGTGGACGGCGAAAATCGCTTCGGGAAACATTTCTTCCGCCGTGCGAATCATGGCTTCGAGCATGCGTTTGTCGGCATATTTCCGGGCCCCTTTTGAAAGCTGGATGATGAACGGCGCCTGGCTTCGAACATTGCCGCTAAACAGTCCCAGGAGCTGTTCCATGTTGTTGATGTTATAGGCCCCGACGGCAAACTTTCCGTAGGCGACTTTGTAGAGTTGGGCGGTGGTTACGATCATACCGTTGAATCTAGGATTTGATGGTGGATTCCGAGCGGGGACGGAATCCTAAATCGAAAATCGAAAATCGAAAATCGAAAATGGCGTCAGTCGCCGTTCGGAGTCGCCGGGAGCATGACGCTGACAGAGGTGCCGTGGGGATTGGAGTCGATATCAACGCGGCCGTTGTGATCAAAAATCGTTCGTTTCACAATCGGAAGGCCCAGGCCCATGCCGCGCGCCTTGGTGGTGCAAAAAGGCGAAAAAATCTTTTCGCGCAGG
It includes:
- a CDS encoding glucose-1-phosphate adenylyltransferase, whose amino-acid sequence is MDPKSRSNRQPLDATSALSTPALPPGTTRRTLAIVMGGGAGTRLFPLTKDRSKPAVPLGGKYRIVDIPISNCLNSGLRSIYVLTQFNSMSLHRHIQASYKFDNFSRSFVDILAAQQTPEGSQWYQGTADAVRQNMRYFLEHPFDYYIILSGDQLYRMDFRALLHQHIRSGADITLAIKPVPREQASDFGIMLSDADRRVTHFVEKPKDPSVLNEFKMGPELLASAGSAPGAELYQASMGIYVFNRDVLVECLDNDLVDFGKHIIPQAIQERQVSGYVFNGYWEDIGTIRAFYEANLDLTDLLPSYSFFEAAAPIYTHPRFLPGSKINGATLRQAIIADGCIISDAHLERSVIGVRSIIQSGATIRNSIVMGADYYETDAGAQRGSPPIGIGRNCVIDRAIIDKNARIADGVVITPEGKPADMDAGNYFIRDGIVVVPKNAVIPPGFWI
- a CDS encoding NYN domain-containing protein; translation: MRAEYLIVDGHSVIFAWPELRQLHKRRTSLAREALTKKLRDYQDWTGTRVAVVFDGKGNAVSEISDPGEIQIFYSRAGQTADSIIERLASKYGQSFKLLVATSDVLEQETASACGAECISAEALRWLLEEASPA
- a CDS encoding ketose-bisphosphate aldolase gives rise to the protein MIVTTAQLYKVAYGKFAVGAYNINNMEQLLGLFSGNVRSQAPFIIQLSKGARKYADKRMLEAMIRTAEEMFPEAIFAVHLDHGDEETCYDCISSGFYSSVMIDASHESFEENIAITKRVVDRAHEKGISVEAELGQLGGVEEDIKVDEGHASLTNPTEAVEFVKRTGCDSLAAAIGTSHGAYKFKGQQSLHFEVIEEIKKLIPGMPIVMHGSSSVPVEEVQRINAAGGKLDPSARGVNEEEYLPAAKLGVTKVNIDTDGRLVWTRVHREFFRDKPAEFDFRPPGKIFVEEYAKFIAHKNGKLGSAGQLDAVRASLKS
- a CDS encoding response regulator — encoded protein: MKILNRDAVEFLLIDDDPAITKFLVTYLKQKGHTCEFLIEGFQTAAWLERHKCDVVVVDLNMPKVDGISLISFIREMSVTLPIIVFTGVGYDEERMHAALRAGANGYVSKNLPIEQLYCVLSRVLATCQQRARREALARPHPVLAGAA